From Ailuropoda melanoleuca isolate Jingjing chromosome 8, ASM200744v2, whole genome shotgun sequence, a single genomic window includes:
- the LHX4 gene encoding LIM/homeobox protein Lhx4, whose product MMQSAAVPTEGAVKGLPEMLGVPMQQIPQCAGCNQHILDKFILKVLDRHWHSSCLKCADCQMQLADRCFSRAGSVYCKEDFFKRFGTKCTACQQGIPPTQVVRKAQDFVYHLHCFSCVICNRQLATGDEFYLMEDGRLVCKEDYETAKQNDDSEAGAKRPRTTITAKQLETLKNAYKNSPKPARHVREQLSSETGLDMRVVQVWFQNRRAKEKRLKKDAGRHRWGQFYKSVKRSRGGSKQEKESSAEDCGVSDSELSFREDQILSELGHTNRIYGNVGDVTGGQLMNGSFSMDGTGQSYQDLRDGSPYGIPQSPSSISSLPSHAPLLNGLDYTVDSNLGIIAHAGQGVSQTLRAMAGGPTSDISTGSSVGYPDFPTSPASWLDEMDHPPF is encoded by the exons AGATCCCTCAGTGCGCTGGCTGCAACCAGCATATCCTGGACAAGTTCATCCTGAAGGTCCTGGACAGACACTGGCACAGCTCTTGCCTCAAGTGTGCGGACTGCCAGATGCAGCTGGCTGACAGGTGCTTCTCCAGGGCCGGGAGCGTCTACTGCAAGGAAGACTTCTTCAA GCGCTTCGGCACAAAATGCACGGCCTGCCAGCAGGGCATCCCCCCGACCCAGGTGGTGCGCAAGGCGCAGGACTTCGTCTACCACCTGCACTGCTTCTCTTGCGTCATCTGTAACCGGCAGCTGGCCACGGGGGACGAGTTCTACCTCATGGAGGACGGGCGGCTGGTGTGCAAGGAGGACTACGAGACGGCCAAGCAGAACG ATGACTCCGAGGCCGGGGCCAAGCGGCCCAGAACCACCATCACAGCCAAGCAGCTGGAGACGTTAAAGAATGCCTACAAGAACTCCCCCAAGCCCGCCCGGCACGTGAGGGAGCAGCTTTCCTCGGAGACCGGCCTGGACATGAGGGTCGTACAG GTTTGGTTTCAGAACCGAAGGGCCAAGGAGAAGCGCCTGAAGAAGGACGCGGGGCGGCATCGCTGGGGGCAGTTCTATAAGAGTGTTAAGCGGAGCCGGGGCGGCAgcaagcaggagaaggagagctCTGCGGAGGACTGTGGGGTCAGTGACAGTGAGCTGAGCTTCCGAG AGGATCAAATTCTCTCAGAACTTGGCCACACCAATAGGATTTATGGCAACGTGGGGGACGTTACAGGCGGACAGTTAATGAATGGGAGCTTCTCCATGGACGGGACAGGACAATCCTATCAGGACTTGAGGGATGGGAGTCCCTATGGAATCCCCCAGTCTCCCTCCTCCATATCGTCCCTGCCATCCCACGCTCCTTTGCTCAATGGGCTGGATTACACGGTGGACAGTAATTTGGGCATCATTGCGCATGCAGGGCAGGGAGTGAGCCAGACGCTGAGAGCCATGGCTGGGGGACCCACCTCTGACATCTCCACGGGAAGCAGTGTAGGCTATCCCGACTTTCCAACGAGCCCAGCCTCTTGGCTCGATGAAATGGATCATCCTCCTTTTTAA